In Thermococcus sp., the DNA window TCGGGATGGTCCATATCTGGCAAGTCGCTCCCGAGGACATAGAAGGCATAACCTATGACGAGTGCCATCGCCGTTGGTTCGAGGGGTAGCTTGGCGTACACCCTGAGTAGCTCGCCTATGAGAACAGCTAGGGGATAAGTCACTATTCCGCTGAGCACGTGGGCATCGTAGTTTGGCAACTCACTCACCCTTCAGCTTCTCGGCTTCCCCCTCCTCTAAAAACTTTCTCACGTAGTCGGGAACCTTGTAATTGCCCTTGGGGTCGCCGACAAGAAAGCCAAGCCTTATTAGCTCGTTTAAACTCTCGTAAACCTGCATTCCGGGTTTTTTGACGGCTTTAGCCACCTGGATGTAGCTCACAGGTCCACCGTTGAACTCAAAAACGATGGCCTCGACCAAATCCTTGTACTCCTTTGGAATCCTCGTGAGGTACTCCTCAAGGCTCTTGGGCTCCTCAAGGATTGTCGTCACCACGTAGTCATCAATCGGGTCGAACTTGTGTTTTGCCGACTCGCTCAGGACGTAGTGGAGTAGGCGAAGAATCTGCCTCGGGTTGCCCTTGCCGAGCTGGTGGATGAGCCTTATCGCTTCCTCGGTGAAGGGATAAAGCGGGTCGTCAGTGTCCCTTATGCGAACGCGATTGAGTCTCTTCTTCACGAGCTCGAAGGTCTCGTCAAGGCTCATCGGCCTCAATTTGAACTCGTAGTGGAGGCGCATGAAGAAGGCCGGGAAAATCTTGGTGTATTCTTCGTAGGCCTCGGGAATGCAGGCGAAGGCCACTATACAGCCCTTTGGCATCGTGCTTATGAAGTGTCTCAGCATCTCGAAGAACTGAATCTTCTCGTGTTCCCTCGCGCTCTGCATGTTCTCAAGCTCGTCGAGGAGAAGGGCACAGTAGGGGTATTTGCCCATCTGCTCGACCAAAAGCTCTGCTATGTCCCTGCTTTTATACTCCTTCGTGTCGCTGAGCATTTTCTCAAGTCTGTCTATGAAGCCGAGCTTTCGCGAGAGGTTTTCGAGGAAGATGTTGGTCCTGCTCTTCGGCGGCTTTAGGGCGTAGAAGATGTCCCTTGTGAGCTTGAGGATGTCGTTCGTGTCCACCTTTACGTATATTGCCTTCCCCCGGTTCTCTTCGATGGCCTTTGCGAGGCTCTTGAGCCTTTGGGTTTTACCCATCCCGAGGGGACCGACTATGCTCAGCGCTATCGAGCTTTTGTTCCCGATTACCTCTGAAACTATCATCTGAAGGCGCATGTCAACTTCCTGGTAAACGTGAATGCTCTCGACATCGTTTATTCCCTCACTGGCGAGCTGTTCAAAGGGGTTTGCTGAAAGACCGTAAACCTCGTATGACTGGTAAAGCTTAAGACCCTCCATTTCACCCACCGAATTGTTTAAGGCCTTTTGATATAAAAACCTGTTCATCGGTGAGCGGAAATGATTCTCCTCGTGACAACACGACCGGGACGGGAGGGAGACGCGATACTCGAACTTGAGTGGGCCCTGGAAAAGGTCCGCGTTAAAGGTACCGACTGGAAGGGGGTTCTTCTGGCCGAAACGCCCCTGTCAAAGGAAGAGGCCCTTGAGAGGCTTAAGAACTTC includes these proteins:
- a CDS encoding ATPase — translated: MEGLKLYQSYEVYGLSANPFEQLASEGINDVESIHVYQEVDMRLQMIVSEVIGNKSSIALSIVGPLGMGKTQRLKSLAKAIEENRGKAIYVKVDTNDILKLTRDIFYALKPPKSRTNIFLENLSRKLGFIDRLEKMLSDTKEYKSRDIAELLVEQMGKYPYCALLLDELENMQSAREHEKIQFFEMLRHFISTMPKGCIVAFACIPEAYEEYTKIFPAFFMRLHYEFKLRPMSLDETFELVKKRLNRVRIRDTDDPLYPFTEEAIRLIHQLGKGNPRQILRLLHYVLSESAKHKFDPIDDYVVTTILEEPKSLEEYLTRIPKEYKDLVEAIVFEFNGGPVSYIQVAKAVKKPGMQVYESLNELIRLGFLVGDPKGNYKVPDYVRKFLEEGEAEKLKGE